CATCCTTATCGCCCATCAGGACCAGTATCGGCGATCCCGTGTAGGAATCGCTGCCTGCCTCAATACCCCAGGTGAGCATTGGATAAAAAGATACGTGGGCGGCAAAACGGATGCCACCTTTAACACGGGAAGCCCGCAGCGGCTCAAAGGCGGTAATATGAGCGATATCGCCGCCTATGGAGATCCCTGCAATAGCGATGTGTTGGGCATCTATCCTGGGATGTTGTGCCAGGAGGTTTAACGCGTGGTATGCATCCGCTGTCATTGGGCCAAAAAGGTTCCAGCCTCCTGTTAAGGCTGCATCGCGGATCCCGCGCGACCGGGCACTCTCCATTGTCAGGACTGCAAAACCTGCCCTGGAAAAGGCTTCAGCATACCAGCCCTCACAGGGTTCTGAAAAACCAGTAATGCTGTGGATCAGGACGATAGCCGGATATTTCTCCTTCACTTCATTCGGAAAGGAGAGTGTCGCGGTGATTGTAACTGTTGACGGTGCTCTGCCTTTCAGCATGTCAGGCAGGTTCGTATAACTTTCTGATTCGAACTCAATCTTTTCCCGTGCGCCGGTTGCAACAGGTTCAACGCCCACAACAAACAATGGCCGGATAGCACAGACAAGAAAAAACGATATACACACTGCCTTCAGGACCAACCCTGTACGATCGATACGTTTCATTTATCTCTCCTCTTTCATCTATCTCCATTGTCCCGCAATTTCAACTACTTTGCAATGTTTTTTATGGCTTTTCCTTGATATTCTCAGGAAAAAGTTGTATTGTATCATATCGTTTTATCCCCTTTTCTAAAAGGAGTTGAGGATGTTGATTTCAATTATCGGTAATGCCTGCTGCGGAAAGACAACGCTCTTCCGGGCACTCAGCGGAATTGACATGAACAGCCAGAACGCTGTTAATCCCGGCTCTATTACGACGATCGATGTTCCTGATGAACGGCTCGACACTCTTACAAAGATATTCAAGCCAAGAAAAACTGTATATGCACGGATAGAGGCAGCCGACACCGCTGCCATACGGGAAGGCGATGCCAAAAACGAGACGATGAACCCCAAGATGCTTCACCAGCTGCGATTCAGCGATGCCTTCCTCCTTGTTTTGCGCTGCTTTGACAACGGC
This genomic window from Syntrophorhabdaceae bacterium contains:
- a CDS encoding dienelactone hydrolase family protein: MKRIDRTGLVLKAVCISFFLVCAIRPLFVVGVEPVATGAREKIEFESESYTNLPDMLKGRAPSTVTITATLSFPNEVKEKYPAIVLIHSITGFSEPCEGWYAEAFSRAGFAVLTMESARSRGIRDAALTGGWNLFGPMTADAYHALNLLAQHPRIDAQHIAIAGISIGGDIAHITAFEPLRASRVKGGIRFAAHVSFYPMLTWGIEAGSDSYTGSPILVLMGDKDDCGPPSKLQLYLDYTKHAGSPAPIETIIYPETYHGWGNSWYTPASYKANLANTVKCPLVLLAPKSPNGLTLLGAKGILPYNQDRWNACMAAAKGYHIGFDENIRNRSLTDVVSFLKKAMK